From a region of the Mucilaginibacter auburnensis genome:
- a CDS encoding glycoside hydrolase family 97 protein, producing MKRITSGIVGLVCTALLCVTSAYAQKLTVESPNKKISVGLFNQQNANSGEWYLKVSYVENGKATEAIQQINLGLVRADQEFAKELAFVKAGKPVVINEQYKAVHGKRALRSNSANELAVSFQNPDKTKLNVIIRAYNDGMAFRYEFPDKREAIAVKDELTSYTIPKETNRWMEKWNAANEGLYLTMADDKVQQQEWCYPALFNTKDKAAWFLLHEADLDRNYCGTKLSNTVDITKYKLTFPNPKDGRGTGVVEPTISFPWRSPWRVVIMGTLQDVVTSTLVDDVSRPSILKNTDWIKPGVASWNYWSSNHGTKDYKIVTKFADLAADMNWPYTLLDWEWDSMGNGGKLEDALTYIKAKGIKPLMWYNSGGNHTTVTSTPKDRMLTHESRVEEFTKLNKLGVVGVKIDFFESEKQNMIQYYLDILDDAAKFNIMVYFHGCLVPRGWERTYPHLMTYEAVRGAEWYNNTPEFTMPAPEHNTILPFTRNVVGGMDYTPVTFTNSQFPHVTSYGHELALSVIFESGLQHMADRPEGYYALPDAPKAFLRDVPNAWDDTKLLDGTPGKDVTLARRKGNSWYIGGINAEQREKRKNIKLDFLANGTKYKMTLIADGAHDKDFATSYLSVDKTSAFDVRMLRRGGFAAVITPIE from the coding sequence ATGAAGAGAATCACATCAGGCATTGTGGGATTGGTTTGTACAGCGCTGTTGTGCGTAACATCAGCCTATGCCCAAAAATTAACGGTTGAATCGCCCAACAAGAAAATAAGTGTTGGCTTGTTTAATCAGCAAAATGCCAATTCCGGTGAGTGGTATTTAAAAGTATCGTACGTAGAAAACGGCAAAGCTACAGAGGCCATTCAGCAAATTAACTTAGGTTTGGTACGTGCCGACCAGGAGTTTGCCAAAGAATTGGCATTTGTAAAAGCAGGCAAGCCTGTTGTAATTAATGAGCAATATAAGGCAGTGCATGGCAAGCGCGCGCTTAGAAGCAATAGCGCAAACGAATTAGCCGTTTCTTTCCAAAATCCTGATAAAACCAAGTTGAACGTAATCATCCGTGCTTATAATGATGGCATGGCTTTCCGCTATGAATTTCCTGATAAGCGCGAAGCGATCGCAGTTAAAGATGAGCTGACCTCTTACACCATCCCGAAGGAAACCAACCGCTGGATGGAGAAATGGAACGCAGCCAACGAGGGTTTATACCTTACCATGGCCGACGACAAAGTACAGCAACAGGAATGGTGCTACCCTGCCCTGTTCAATACCAAAGATAAAGCAGCGTGGTTTTTGCTGCACGAAGCCGACCTCGACCGTAACTATTGCGGAACCAAACTGAGCAATACTGTTGATATCACCAAATACAAACTCACTTTTCCTAATCCTAAAGACGGTCGCGGTACCGGTGTAGTTGAACCTACTATTTCTTTTCCTTGGAGATCACCTTGGAGGGTGGTAATTATGGGTACTCTGCAAGATGTGGTTACGTCAACTTTGGTGGATGATGTATCAAGGCCATCTATCTTAAAAAACACCGACTGGATAAAGCCGGGTGTAGCGTCATGGAATTACTGGTCAAGCAACCACGGCACCAAAGATTACAAGATAGTAACCAAATTTGCTGATCTGGCTGCCGATATGAACTGGCCCTACACCCTGTTAGATTGGGAATGGGACAGCATGGGCAACGGTGGCAAACTGGAAGACGCCCTAACCTACATCAAAGCCAAAGGCATTAAACCTTTAATGTGGTATAACTCGGGTGGTAACCATACTACGGTAACGTCAACCCCAAAAGACCGCATGCTTACCCATGAAAGCCGCGTGGAAGAATTTACTAAGCTTAATAAATTAGGCGTAGTTGGGGTAAAAATTGACTTTTTTGAAAGCGAAAAGCAGAACATGATCCAGTATTATCTGGACATTTTGGATGATGCCGCCAAGTTCAACATCATGGTTTATTTTCATGGCTGTTTGGTGCCTCGTGGCTGGGAAAGAACGTATCCCCACTTAATGACTTACGAGGCGGTTCGTGGCGCAGAATGGTACAACAATACGCCCGAATTTACCATGCCTGCGCCTGAGCATAACACCATATTGCCGTTTACCCGCAACGTGGTAGGTGGTATGGATTATACGCCGGTTACTTTCACCAACTCACAGTTTCCGCATGTAACATCATACGGGCATGAACTGGCTTTGAGCGTGATATTTGAATCGGGCTTGCAGCACATGGCCGACAGGCCCGAAGGCTACTACGCTTTACCCGATGCGCCTAAAGCTTTTTTACGCGATGTACCCAACGCGTGGGATGATACTAAGTTGTTGGATGGAACTCCCGGTAAAGACGTTACCCTTGCCCGCCGCAAAGGCAACAGCTGGTACATAGGCGGCATAAACGCCGAGCAGCGCGAAAAAAGAAAGAACATTAAACTCGACTTTTTAGCAAATGGCACTAAATATAAAATGACCTTGATTGCCGACGGCGCTCATGATAAAGATTTTGCTACATCCTACCTATCGGTTGATAAAACAAGCGCGTTTGATGTACGCATGCTACGCAGAGGCGGCTTTGCAGCAGTAATTACACCTATTGAATAA
- a CDS encoding UxaA family hydrolase: MNKIVKIHAADNAIVALTDLYPNEVVTVGEENITITEVIPAKHKFALTDLNTGDSIFMYGVLVGKTTANIKKGGLLSTANIAHASSTFSIGERKLDWHKPDVSAWESRTFNGYHRADGSVGTANYWLVIPMVFCENRNVEILQQALVDELGYGKSNAYRNQAEAIVDLYKRGSSIEDILNADINANAQKQRSERLFPNIDGVKFLTHNGGCGGTRQDAQALCGLLAGYITHSNVAGATVLSLGCQNAQVSILQEEILKRTPNFDKPLYVLDQQATGTEADLLSSAIKQTFAGLIQANQNTRKPAPLSKICIGLECGGSDGFSGISANPAIGYTSDLLVALGGSVILAEFPELCGVEQDLSDRCVSVADAERFNNLMTVYNEKAEAAGSGFYMNPSPGNIKDGLITDAIKSAGAAKKGGTSPVAAVLDYPEKVSKPGLNLLCTPGNDVESTTAEVASGANIVLFTTGLGTPTGNPITPVVKIATNTKLFNRMRDIMDINTGTIIDGEETITQAGERILDYVVAVASGEIEVAAVRHGQDDFIPWKRGISL; this comes from the coding sequence ATGAATAAGATTGTTAAAATACACGCGGCTGATAACGCGATAGTTGCCCTGACCGACCTTTACCCTAATGAGGTGGTAACCGTTGGCGAAGAAAACATAACCATAACAGAAGTTATTCCTGCCAAACACAAATTTGCCCTAACCGACCTGAACACAGGCGACAGCATTTTTATGTATGGCGTGTTAGTTGGTAAAACAACTGCTAATATTAAAAAAGGCGGACTATTAAGCACCGCTAACATAGCCCACGCATCAAGCACATTCAGCATTGGCGAGCGTAAGCTGGACTGGCACAAGCCCGATGTTTCAGCCTGGGAATCAAGAACTTTTAACGGCTACCACCGTGCAGATGGCTCTGTAGGCACCGCCAATTACTGGCTGGTTATCCCTATGGTTTTTTGCGAGAACCGCAACGTTGAAATTTTACAACAGGCACTGGTTGATGAACTGGGTTATGGCAAAAGTAATGCGTACCGCAATCAGGCCGAAGCTATTGTTGACCTGTACAAACGTGGCAGCTCTATAGAAGACATTTTAAACGCCGATATTAATGCCAACGCCCAAAAGCAGCGTTCAGAAAGGTTATTTCCTAATATTGATGGTGTTAAGTTTTTAACCCATAATGGCGGTTGCGGCGGCACGCGTCAAGATGCACAGGCGCTGTGCGGTTTACTGGCAGGTTACATTACCCACTCCAACGTTGCCGGGGCAACCGTATTGAGTTTAGGTTGCCAGAACGCGCAGGTAAGCATACTGCAGGAAGAGATTTTAAAACGCACGCCAAATTTTGACAAGCCGCTTTATGTTCTGGATCAACAGGCAACCGGCACCGAAGCCGACCTGCTTTCATCGGCCATAAAGCAAACTTTTGCAGGTTTGATACAGGCCAATCAAAACACACGTAAACCGGCACCGCTAAGTAAGATATGCATCGGTTTAGAGTGTGGTGGGTCTGATGGTTTTTCGGGCATATCGGCTAATCCGGCTATAGGCTATACGTCAGATCTTCTGGTAGCTTTAGGCGGCTCAGTTATTCTGGCTGAATTTCCTGAACTATGTGGTGTTGAGCAAGACCTGAGCGACCGTTGTGTCTCTGTTGCCGATGCGGAACGTTTCAATAACCTCATGACGGTTTACAACGAAAAAGCGGAAGCGGCAGGTTCAGGTTTTTACATGAATCCATCACCGGGAAATATTAAAGACGGTTTAATAACGGATGCTATTAAATCAGCCGGAGCAGCTAAAAAAGGCGGCACCTCGCCGGTAGCTGCCGTTTTAGATTATCCGGAAAAAGTGAGCAAACCAGGTTTAAACTTATTATGTACACCGGGTAATGATGTAGAATCAACCACGGCGGAAGTAGCCTCGGGTGCCAATATTGTATTATTTACTACAGGCTTAGGAACGCCAACAGGCAACCCCATTACACCTGTGGTTAAAATTGCTACTAACACCAAGCTTTTTAACCGCATGCGCGACATTATGGACATCAACACCGGTACCATAATTGACGGCGAAGAAACCATTACTCAGGCGGGCGAACGAATTTTAGATTACGTAGTAGCCGTTGCCAGTGGCGAGATTGAAGTGGCGGCGGTAAGACACGGCCAAGATGATTTTATCCCGTGGAAACGGGGTATTTCACTTTAA
- a CDS encoding tagaturonate reductase produces MSADTTSTYNQLLKLSKNSLGQINAPGVTMPSGENLNLPVKVLQFGTGVLLRGLIDHVIDKANKQSVFNGSIAVVKSTAAGDATAFAEQDNLYTLLIKGIENKELVNEAVVNSAISQVLIANDEWDAILKIAESPDLQVVVSNTTEVGIQLKEESISLTPPSSFPAKLLAVLYHRYKAFNGSAESGLVIVPTELLPNNATILKSIIKKLIAFNNLDADFEAWVDNHNYFCNSLVDKIVTGKPSREEQQAFEQANGYSDELLIVAEPYCLWAIEGNEKVKSILSFEQTDNGVKVIPDIEVHRELKLRLLNGTHSLSCAMALYSGFDVVNQATADTAFEAYVRQIMTEIRIAMPVETDQQLAEEFAEGVLDRFKNPYIKHLWTAIAQQYTTKLVMRILPVLKKHYQLFNAPPAAITKGIAAYLFLMSQLRKTDNGFAIEIKGVEYDYKDEKADVIFEIYNATAHDDLAQSILSNTQLWGEDLTALPQLAEAVQQNLNGMLNGTFKV; encoded by the coding sequence ATGAGTGCGGATACAACAAGTACATATAATCAGCTTTTAAAACTTTCAAAAAACAGCCTGGGGCAGATCAATGCGCCCGGCGTGACCATGCCTTCGGGCGAAAACTTAAACCTGCCTGTTAAGGTTTTACAATTTGGTACCGGCGTTTTACTGCGCGGATTAATAGACCACGTTATTGATAAAGCCAATAAGCAGTCGGTATTTAATGGAAGCATTGCCGTTGTAAAATCGACCGCGGCGGGAGACGCCACCGCCTTTGCGGAACAGGATAATTTATACACCCTGCTGATAAAGGGCATCGAAAATAAAGAGCTGGTTAATGAAGCTGTAGTAAACTCGGCTATAAGCCAGGTTTTGATAGCTAATGATGAGTGGGACGCGATATTGAAAATAGCTGAAAGTCCGGATTTACAGGTAGTTGTTTCTAACACCACAGAAGTAGGTATCCAGCTAAAAGAGGAAAGCATCAGTTTGACACCCCCTTCATCCTTCCCGGCCAAGTTATTGGCGGTGCTGTATCATCGCTATAAAGCATTTAATGGAAGCGCCGAAAGCGGATTGGTTATTGTACCCACCGAACTACTGCCCAATAATGCCACCATCCTTAAATCCATCATCAAGAAATTGATTGCGTTCAATAATCTGGATGCTGATTTTGAGGCCTGGGTTGATAACCATAATTACTTCTGTAATTCATTGGTAGATAAAATTGTGACCGGCAAGCCATCCCGAGAGGAACAACAGGCGTTTGAACAAGCCAATGGTTATTCAGATGAGTTACTAATAGTTGCGGAACCTTATTGCTTATGGGCCATTGAGGGAAATGAAAAAGTAAAGTCTATCCTTTCGTTTGAGCAAACCGACAATGGTGTAAAAGTTATTCCGGATATTGAAGTTCATCGCGAACTGAAGTTAAGATTGCTGAACGGAACACATAGCTTAAGCTGCGCGATGGCGCTTTATTCTGGCTTTGATGTGGTGAACCAGGCTACTGCCGATACCGCTTTCGAAGCTTATGTAAGGCAGATCATGACGGAGATACGCATTGCAATGCCCGTGGAAACCGACCAACAACTTGCCGAAGAATTTGCTGAAGGCGTTTTAGATCGTTTTAAAAACCCGTACATAAAACACCTTTGGACAGCCATAGCGCAGCAGTACACCACCAAGCTGGTTATGCGCATACTGCCGGTATTGAAGAAACATTACCAACTGTTCAACGCGCCGCCTGCTGCTATTACCAAAGGCATTGCAGCTTACCTGTTCTTGATGAGCCAATTGCGTAAAACGGATAACGGTTTTGCCATTGAAATAAAAGGCGTTGAGTACGATTATAAAGACGAGAAAGCAGATGTAATTTTTGAGATTTATAACGCTACCGCTCATGATGATCTGGCGCAATCTATTTTAAGCAATACGCAATTATGGGGTGAGGACTTAACCGCTTTGCCACAATTAGCAGAAGCTGTTCAGCAGAATTTAAACGGGATGTTAAACGGCACTTTCAAGGTATAG
- a CDS encoding sialate O-acetylesterase, with protein MKGYFKILCVAAVNALLSYGSAYADVRLPKLISDGMVLQRDQPLKIWGWADAGEKVTITFNKKTYKTVTSAKGTWQLALKPMAVGGPYQMTIAGNNKIELKDILLGDVWFCSGQSNMEMGMNDVAEKYEKIIAQNQNDKIRQFLVPKNLNDPLKIHDDLTGGKWTPATGANVNRFSAAAYFFALSINQREHVPVGIINSSWGGTPVEAWISEENYKSFPEITKTINSLKDTAYVNRLNRNNAENNRLQSIRTNRQLDEGLTDSPKWYEQSYVPNKWKDIMVPGFWSGQGLNNFSGVVWYRREINVPPSFTKQAARLYFGRIYDNDEVYINGQLAGRSNGQYGNRMYALKEGLLVPGKNVIVARISNTSSTLGGFVPDKPYYIISGGDTLQLSGKWQYKVGQAYWPQLPQLEGYNAANQPTYLYNTMVSPVGNYRIKGALWYQGESNVTKAKEYQALLTQLINNCRDTWHDPKLPFIIAQLPNYQEVNYLPGEAGWADLREAQRKTAIAVPNTGLTVLIDVGEWGDIHPRNKKDVGERLALTAEKLAYGHKDMVTSGPVLQSARADGNKIVLTFTDTGSGLIAKDDTKLRHFAIAGADKKFVWGTAQINGNEVIVTSNEIAKPVYVRYAWANNPDQANLYNKEGLPASPFEAEAR; from the coding sequence ATGAAAGGCTATTTTAAAATCTTATGTGTTGCTGCTGTAAATGCTTTGCTAAGCTATGGCAGCGCTTATGCGGATGTAAGATTGCCTAAGCTGATAAGTGATGGAATGGTGCTGCAACGCGACCAACCCTTAAAAATATGGGGATGGGCAGATGCAGGCGAAAAGGTTACCATCACCTTCAATAAAAAAACATATAAAACAGTTACCTCTGCTAAAGGTACCTGGCAGCTGGCGTTAAAACCCATGGCTGTTGGTGGTCCTTATCAAATGACCATCGCCGGAAATAATAAAATTGAACTGAAAGATATTTTATTGGGCGATGTTTGGTTTTGTTCAGGTCAATCCAACATGGAGATGGGTATGAACGATGTAGCTGAGAAATACGAAAAGATAATTGCCCAAAACCAGAACGATAAAATAAGGCAGTTTTTGGTTCCGAAAAACCTCAACGACCCGCTCAAAATTCATGATGATCTAACCGGCGGTAAATGGACACCCGCTACAGGAGCCAATGTGAACCGTTTTAGCGCCGCGGCTTACTTTTTTGCCTTGTCGATCAATCAGCGCGAGCATGTTCCGGTGGGTATTATCAATTCAAGTTGGGGTGGCACACCCGTTGAGGCCTGGATAAGTGAGGAGAATTACAAATCCTTCCCCGAAATCACCAAAACCATTAACAGCTTAAAAGATACGGCCTACGTTAACCGCCTTAACAGGAATAATGCGGAGAACAACCGCTTACAATCCATCCGCACCAACAGGCAATTAGATGAGGGCCTAACCGACTCGCCTAAATGGTATGAGCAAAGTTATGTACCCAATAAATGGAAAGACATAATGGTGCCGGGCTTTTGGAGCGGACAAGGACTAAACAATTTCAGCGGCGTGGTTTGGTATCGCAGGGAGATCAACGTTCCGCCATCATTCACCAAACAAGCTGCCCGTTTGTATTTCGGTCGAATTTATGATAATGACGAAGTTTACATCAACGGACAATTAGCTGGCAGAAGCAATGGCCAATACGGTAACCGTATGTATGCATTGAAAGAGGGGCTTTTAGTACCGGGTAAAAACGTAATTGTTGCCCGTATCAGCAATACCTCATCAACCCTTGGCGGCTTTGTTCCTGATAAACCTTACTATATAATTTCGGGTGGTGATACTTTGCAACTGAGCGGCAAGTGGCAATACAAAGTTGGTCAGGCTTACTGGCCGCAGCTGCCACAGTTGGAAGGCTATAATGCAGCGAACCAGCCTACTTATTTATACAATACCATGGTGTCTCCGGTCGGCAACTACCGCATTAAAGGGGCATTGTGGTATCAGGGAGAATCAAACGTTACCAAAGCTAAGGAGTATCAGGCTTTGCTAACACAACTCATTAACAACTGTCGCGATACCTGGCACGACCCTAAACTGCCATTTATTATTGCGCAACTACCCAATTACCAGGAAGTAAACTATTTACCCGGCGAAGCCGGCTGGGCCGACCTGCGCGAAGCGCAACGCAAAACAGCCATCGCCGTGCCTAACACAGGTTTAACTGTTTTAATTGATGTTGGTGAATGGGGCGATATTCACCCACGCAATAAAAAAGATGTTGGCGAACGTTTGGCTTTAACCGCCGAAAAGCTGGCGTATGGCCATAAGGATATGGTGACCTCCGGTCCGGTGCTACAAAGCGCCCGTGCCGATGGCAACAAAATTGTTTTAACTTTTACTGATACCGGAAGCGGTTTAATAGCTAAAGACGATACTAAGCTAAGGCACTTTGCCATAGCCGGTGCCGATAAAAAGTTTGTTTGGGGTACAGCGCAAATAAACGGCAACGAAGTTATTGTTACCAGCAACGAAATTGCCAAACCGGTATATGTAAGATACGCGTGGGCTAATAACCCCGACCAGGCCAATCTGTATAACAAAGAAGGTTTACCTGCTTCGCCATTTGAAGCAGAGGCCCGTTAG
- a CDS encoding glycoside hydrolase family 31 protein: MRLRILILTAAIAPALSFAQTYKKFTQKKDRVAIELSEGVLNIIPLNDKAIRVQWQKAIPVEAREFVLINKQATPAFKVAETPAQLKISTKAVNVLYNKKSGTITYTNAAGKVFLSEKADSRKLVSGTTMGEPSYSAELGFDSPADEYLFGLGQFQDGYYNLRNVPRKLIQVNTQIAIPFLYSSKGYGILWHQYGMTQFNPADNNIELAKKDTNAVQIKYEDVTTTAGTQRVSQQQSLHTGKFRVDKDGDYSFMLDMGDMESRHLLLIDGVARIDQSNQWLPPAVGKIISLKAGEHTVQVLCKAANKPKLSWKPAGNETVFRSPNAKALDYVVFYGGADDVINNYRNLSGTVPMLPLWAYGFWQCRERYTSGKHLVETIKEFRKRNLPVDVIVQDWQYWGKYGWGVPKFDETNYPNPEGFIKELHDLNAHFSVSVWENLDKKSEVAKTYLDKNLYLENSPWIDIYNPETQKTHWNALNTNLFAKGVDSWWMDATEPENDALVGKKTFFGPGEFYRLTYPLYVSEAVYDGQRAADPSKRVTILTRSAYPGQQRFGTINWSGDIGWNWDVLKRQIVAGLNYNLTGMPYWTTDIGGFFRPGRGQYTDEKYHDILTRWFQWGAFSPIFRMHGYQTETEPWKYGDKVEGNMRSMMNVRYRLIPYIYSEGWQVSKNGSTIMRPLVMDFASDAKAVAQGYEYMFGKNMLVAPVTEAGVTDWNVYLPKAAAWYDYWTGKRYTGGQTVKSPAPQNQIPVFVKAGAIIPMAKEMQYTGEKPMDVLEIRLYKGADGAFTLYEDEGDGYNYEKGAHTTIPFKWNEKTKTLSIGARVGTYKNYIKNRTFNIVIVNDSNGGGLAEGNTIKKVTYNGAAVAVKL; this comes from the coding sequence ATGAGACTACGAATTTTGATCTTGACGGCGGCGATAGCACCCGCTCTAAGTTTTGCCCAAACATATAAAAAATTCACCCAAAAGAAAGACCGGGTTGCTATTGAATTATCCGAGGGTGTATTGAATATAATTCCTTTAAATGATAAAGCCATACGTGTGCAATGGCAAAAAGCTATTCCGGTTGAAGCGCGGGAGTTTGTGCTAATTAACAAACAAGCTACCCCGGCTTTTAAAGTTGCGGAAACGCCTGCCCAGTTAAAGATCAGCACCAAAGCGGTAAACGTTTTATACAACAAAAAGAGCGGCACCATTACTTACACCAACGCGGCAGGCAAGGTATTTTTAAGTGAAAAAGCCGACAGTCGTAAACTGGTATCAGGCACCACTATGGGTGAACCATCTTACTCAGCCGAGTTAGGTTTTGATTCGCCTGCTGATGAGTATTTGTTCGGATTGGGCCAGTTTCAGGACGGGTATTACAATCTGCGCAACGTACCCCGTAAACTTATACAGGTAAATACGCAAATTGCTATTCCGTTCCTTTATTCCAGCAAAGGCTACGGTATTTTGTGGCACCAGTATGGCATGACGCAGTTTAACCCGGCCGACAATAATATTGAGCTGGCAAAAAAAGATACCAACGCCGTTCAGATCAAATACGAGGACGTTACTACCACCGCAGGTACCCAACGTGTATCGCAACAGCAATCCTTGCATACCGGCAAGTTCCGCGTAGATAAAGACGGCGATTACTCCTTCATGCTGGATATGGGCGATATGGAAAGCCGCCACCTGTTGCTGATAGATGGCGTTGCCCGCATTGATCAGAGCAACCAATGGCTGCCACCCGCAGTAGGTAAAATTATCAGCCTGAAAGCCGGCGAACATACCGTGCAGGTTTTGTGCAAAGCCGCTAACAAACCAAAGCTATCATGGAAACCGGCGGGTAATGAAACCGTGTTCCGCTCGCCTAATGCTAAGGCTTTAGATTATGTTGTGTTTTATGGCGGTGCAGATGATGTGATCAACAATTATAGAAACCTATCAGGCACCGTGCCTATGCTGCCTTTATGGGCCTATGGTTTTTGGCAGTGCCGCGAGCGTTATACCTCAGGCAAGCATCTGGTAGAAACCATTAAAGAATTCAGAAAAAGAAACCTGCCTGTTGACGTAATTGTACAAGACTGGCAATACTGGGGTAAATATGGTTGGGGTGTACCTAAATTTGACGAAACCAATTACCCTAACCCCGAAGGTTTTATTAAAGAATTGCATGACCTGAACGCGCATTTCTCTGTATCAGTATGGGAAAATCTCGACAAAAAATCAGAAGTGGCTAAGACTTATCTGGATAAAAACCTGTACCTGGAAAACAGTCCGTGGATAGATATCTACAACCCCGAAACACAAAAAACGCACTGGAACGCCTTAAACACCAACCTGTTTGCTAAAGGCGTCGATTCCTGGTGGATGGATGCTACCGAGCCTGAAAATGACGCTTTAGTGGGCAAGAAAACCTTCTTCGGTCCGGGTGAGTTTTACAGGTTGACTTACCCTCTATATGTAAGCGAAGCGGTTTACGATGGCCAGCGTGCTGCTGATCCAAGCAAACGGGTAACCATATTAACCCGTTCAGCCTATCCGGGTCAGCAACGTTTTGGCACTATCAACTGGTCGGGAGATATTGGCTGGAACTGGGATGTTTTAAAAAGACAGATCGTAGCAGGATTGAACTATAACCTCACCGGTATGCCTTACTGGACAACAGATATCGGCGGCTTCTTCCGCCCGGGCCGTGGCCAATACACCGATGAAAAGTATCATGATATACTCACCCGCTGGTTTCAGTGGGGAGCGTTCAGCCCCATATTCCGTATGCACGGCTATCAAACCGAAACAGAGCCATGGAAATATGGTGACAAAGTGGAAGGCAACATGCGCAGCATGATGAATGTACGTTACCGTCTCATTCCTTACATCTACTCAGAGGGCTGGCAGGTGTCAAAAAATGGTTCAACCATTATGCGCCCATTGGTAATGGATTTTGCATCGGATGCTAAAGCAGTAGCGCAGGGTTACGAATACATGTTCGGTAAAAACATGCTGGTAGCACCCGTTACCGAAGCAGGCGTTACCGATTGGAACGTGTACTTACCAAAGGCTGCTGCCTGGTATGATTACTGGACAGGCAAGCGCTACACCGGCGGTCAAACCGTTAAATCACCTGCTCCGCAAAATCAAATACCTGTGTTTGTAAAAGCAGGCGCCATTATCCCAATGGCTAAAGAAATGCAATACACCGGCGAAAAGCCAATGGACGTATTAGAGATACGCCTGTATAAAGGAGCCGACGGTGCATTCACTTTGTATGAAGACGAAGGCGATGGTTACAATTACGAAAAAGGCGCGCACACTACTATTCCTTTCAAATGGAATGAAAAAACAAAAACTTTAAGTATTGGTGCGAGGGTAGGCACGTATAAAAATTACATAAAGAACCGTACATTTAACATCGTTATTGTAAACGATAGCAATGGTGGCGGCCTTGCGGAAGGTAATACTATTAAAAAAGTAACCTATAACGGTGCAGCAGTTGCCGTTAAACTTTAA